The following are encoded in a window of Streptococcus pasteurianus genomic DNA:
- a CDS encoding heavy-metal-associated domain-containing protein yields MEKTYEITGMKCQGCVKTVTEKLSAVRGVEKVVVDLDKKQATVTGNPFKLSLKRALKGTKFTLGKEI; encoded by the coding sequence ATGGAAAAAACGTATGAAATTACTGGTATGAAATGCCAAGGTTGTGTCAAAACAGTGACAGAAAAATTGTCAGCTGTTCGTGGCGTTGAAAAAGTGGTTGTTGATTTGGATAAAAAACAAGCAACTGTCACAGGTAATCCTTTCAAACTCTCCCTAAAACGAGCACTCAAGGGAACAAAATTCACCCTTGGAAAAGAAATTTAA
- a CDS encoding Cof-type HAD-IIB family hydrolase yields MIKLIAIDLDGTLLNSDKKIPDENVKAIQKAAKAGVKIVLCTGRPKSGILPYFERLGLTDEEYIIMNNGCSIYNTKNWELVSYAQVNNDELDKLDQAVEGYPEVCLTLTGEKHYYAVGSEVPELVQYDAGLVFDIAKAVSIDELKASSEIIFQAMYMARAPYLDLFQEAKESALAPEFSVVRSQEYIFEIMPKGYTKATALKALSEKLGFTPAEVMAIGDAANDIEMLEFADNSVAMGNATDEVKALCRYETTTNDQAGVAQAIYDYVLK; encoded by the coding sequence ATGATTAAATTAATTGCAATTGATTTAGACGGAACTTTACTCAATTCAGATAAAAAAATTCCTGATGAAAATGTCAAAGCTATTCAAAAAGCTGCTAAAGCAGGTGTGAAAATTGTTCTTTGTACAGGACGACCAAAATCAGGGATTCTGCCTTATTTTGAACGACTTGGCTTGACTGATGAAGAATATATTATTATGAATAATGGCTGCAGTATTTACAATACTAAGAATTGGGAGCTTGTCAGTTATGCCCAAGTGAATAATGACGAATTGGACAAACTAGACCAAGCGGTTGAGGGCTATCCAGAGGTTTGCTTGACATTGACAGGCGAAAAACATTATTATGCCGTTGGAAGCGAAGTGCCAGAATTGGTTCAATATGATGCAGGGCTTGTTTTCGATATAGCTAAAGCTGTTAGCATTGATGAATTGAAAGCTAGTTCAGAAATTATCTTCCAAGCCATGTATATGGCAAGAGCGCCTTATTTAGACCTATTCCAAGAAGCTAAAGAAAGTGCCTTGGCACCTGAATTTAGCGTGGTGCGCAGTCAAGAATACATCTTTGAAATTATGCCGAAAGGTTATACAAAAGCCACTGCTCTTAAAGCTTTGTCAGAAAAACTTGGCTTTACTCCAGCAGAAGTAATGGCAATCGGTGATGCTGCTAACGACATTGAAATGCTAGAATTTGCTGATAACAGTGTTGCCATGGGAAATGCGACTGACGAAGTCAAAGCGCTTTGCCGCTACGAAACAACAACCAACGACCAAGCAGGCGTAGCCCAAGCCATTTACGATTATGTGTTGAAATAA
- a CDS encoding trimeric intracellular cation channel family protein translates to MTIDVWDILSIIGTIAFALSGAIVAMEEDFDILGLFILGFVTAFGGGAIRNLLIGLPISALWSQGQAFYFALIAMLFIMVFPNIITHKGWRKAEVLTDAIGLAAFSVQGAMYAVKLHQPLSAVIVAAVLTGAGGGIVRDVLAGRKPGVLRSEVYAGWSILAALAIYFKIVHNDSGYYLLVLILTILRMIGYWRQWHLPKIKRKVT, encoded by the coding sequence ATGACAATAGATGTTTGGGATATTTTAAGTATTATCGGAACGATTGCTTTTGCACTTTCAGGAGCTATTGTTGCCATGGAAGAAGATTTTGACATTCTAGGATTATTTATCTTAGGATTTGTAACAGCTTTTGGTGGTGGTGCCATTCGTAATCTTTTAATAGGATTACCCATTAGTGCGCTTTGGTCGCAAGGTCAAGCATTTTATTTTGCCTTGATTGCTATGCTATTTATCATGGTATTTCCAAACATCATTACTCATAAAGGTTGGAGAAAGGCAGAAGTATTGACGGATGCTATCGGGTTAGCGGCGTTTAGTGTGCAAGGGGCTATGTATGCGGTGAAATTGCATCAACCCTTGAGTGCAGTCATTGTTGCGGCAGTTTTGACCGGTGCAGGTGGTGGTATTGTTCGTGATGTTTTAGCCGGGAGAAAACCTGGGGTGTTACGAAGCGAAGTTTATGCAGGTTGGTCAATTTTAGCAGCGCTAGCGATTTACTTTAAAATCGTCCATAACGATTCAGGTTATTATTTGCTTGTTTTGATTCTGACCATCTTACGTATGATAGGTTACTGGCGTCAATGGCATTTGCCAAAAATTAAACGGAAGGTCACTTAG
- a CDS encoding GntR family transcriptional regulator, which yields MRTKKNQPLYLQLVDMLELEIRNSMSPNDKLLSERELSTTYDVSRITVRQALKELESRGLIYKKQGKGTYVSEIKGPTTDLASAYSFTEHMKELGKKPQTDLLSFEKMQVTPYLSKHLNLEVGTDMLEFERLRKADGKPMMFERTYVPASLFSDLKKERLQDKPLYEIFSEDYKQIIRQADEEFYASIALDYEAKLLGIKKGDPVLHMVRKTFNDKNMIIEFTFSIARADQFRYRVIHYPSN from the coding sequence GTGCGCACTAAAAAAAATCAACCTCTTTATCTACAATTAGTAGATATGTTGGAATTGGAAATAAGAAATTCGATGTCTCCAAATGATAAGTTGTTATCTGAACGTGAGTTGAGTACGACTTATGATGTTAGTCGTATTACAGTAAGACAAGCTTTAAAAGAATTGGAGAGTAGAGGACTGATTTACAAAAAGCAAGGTAAGGGAACTTACGTTTCTGAAATAAAAGGACCTACTACAGATTTAGCGTCTGCCTATAGTTTCACTGAACATATGAAAGAATTAGGCAAAAAGCCGCAAACCGATTTATTATCGTTTGAAAAGATGCAGGTAACTCCTTATCTTTCAAAGCATTTGAATTTGGAAGTGGGAACAGATATGCTAGAATTTGAGCGTCTACGAAAGGCAGACGGCAAGCCTATGATGTTTGAAAGGACTTATGTACCTGCTAGCTTATTTTCAGATTTGAAAAAAGAAAGACTGCAAGATAAGCCACTTTATGAAATTTTTTCAGAGGATTATAAGCAAATTATACGTCAGGCGGATGAAGAGTTCTATGCTAGTATAGCCCTTGATTACGAAGCAAAATTATTAGGAATCAAAAAGGGTGATCCTGTTTTACATATGGTACGTAAGACATTCAATGATAAAAATATGATTATTGAATTTACTTTCAGTATTGCGCGTGCTGATCAGTTTCGCTACCGAGTTATACATTATCCATCTAATTGA
- a CDS encoding LOG family protein, which yields MNITVYLASSMGNTPDYHEQVVAFANWLAQHDHCLVYGGSKTGLMGVLADTALAQGAKVYGIMPDFMQKREKAHQGLTHLQIVDNMDERKRLLMEEGDILVAFPGGPGTLEEIIQAISWARVGQLDKPCLLFNMNGYYDSLKEQFNQMVCAGFLTTFDRKKVIFVDSLQALEEVISSYQK from the coding sequence ATGAATATTACAGTTTATTTGGCTTCAAGTATGGGAAATACACCAGATTATCATGAACAAGTTGTCGCATTTGCGAATTGGTTAGCTCAACATGACCATTGTTTGGTTTATGGTGGAAGCAAAACTGGGCTTATGGGAGTTTTGGCGGACACGGCATTGGCACAGGGGGCTAAAGTCTATGGTATCATGCCTGATTTTATGCAAAAACGTGAAAAGGCACACCAAGGCTTAACACACTTGCAAATTGTTGATAACATGGATGAGCGTAAGCGTCTCTTAATGGAAGAGGGCGACATTTTAGTTGCATTTCCAGGCGGTCCAGGGACACTTGAAGAAATTATTCAGGCTATTTCATGGGCGCGTGTTGGGCAACTCGACAAACCCTGCTTGCTTTTTAACATGAACGGTTACTATGATAGCCTCAAAGAACAATTTAATCAGATGGTGTGTGCAGGATTTTTAACGACATTTGACCGCAAAAAGGTTATCTTTGTCGATAGTCTGCAAGCGTTAGAAGAGGTTATCAGTAGTTATCAGAAATGA
- a CDS encoding HlyD family secretion protein — protein sequence MKNSKSEVTYLILSIILIAFGAGIYLIFGNSYASNSTSQATTATSSSSSTTSEEDLEAKAASLLAEAQANPTSEAVTNAQAAINKLSDESKKTDLQSQLDAVSAEVTNESNAETAVATAESEQTSANVTAAQAAIDVLTNETVKDQLQARLDAVSNAIAAATTQNNTTSGNSTYSTYGNTYSDSTITNSDSYGY from the coding sequence ATGAAAAACTCAAAAAGTGAAGTTACTTATCTCATTCTTAGTATTATTTTAATTGCCTTTGGAGCTGGTATCTACCTAATCTTTGGTAACAGCTATGCCAGCAACTCAACTTCACAAGCAACTACTGCTACCTCATCTTCTTCGTCTACTACTAGTGAAGAAGATTTAGAAGCTAAAGCGGCATCCTTACTCGCAGAAGCACAAGCTAATCCGACATCAGAAGCTGTTACTAATGCACAAGCAGCGATTAATAAACTTTCTGATGAAAGTAAAAAAACAGATTTACAATCACAATTGGATGCTGTCTCTGCTGAAGTAACCAATGAAAGCAATGCGGAAACAGCTGTTGCAACGGCAGAATCTGAACAAACAAGCGCAAATGTCACTGCGGCACAAGCAGCAATTGATGTTCTAACAAATGAAACCGTCAAAGACCAACTTCAAGCTCGTTTGGATGCTGTTTCTAACGCTATCGCAGCAGCAACTACACAAAACAATACTACTTCAGGTAATTCAACATACAGCACTTACGGTAATACTTATTCTGATTCGACTATCACTAATAGCGATTCTTACGGATACTAA
- a CDS encoding CopY/TcrY family copper transport repressor: protein MSISNAEWEIMRVVWTKEETTSSQILEILEQKTDWTASTVKTLLKRLVDKGYLATQKSGKSFLYSTLVSEEEAINRQADELFDKFCQRKHTVIIKHLLETTPMTMADINDLQALLLSKKEEALEEVPCNCIPGQCRCKEHLSA from the coding sequence ATGTCAATTTCAAATGCAGAATGGGAAATCATGCGTGTTGTTTGGACGAAAGAGGAAACAACTAGCAGCCAGATTTTGGAAATTCTCGAGCAAAAGACAGACTGGACAGCCTCTACTGTTAAGACATTGTTGAAACGATTAGTGGATAAAGGCTATTTAGCAACACAGAAATCGGGTAAATCATTTCTTTATTCAACACTTGTTTCTGAAGAAGAAGCTATTAATCGACAAGCCGATGAGCTTTTTGATAAATTTTGTCAGCGCAAGCATACCGTAATTATCAAACATCTCTTGGAAACAACGCCGATGACAATGGCAGACATTAACGACTTGCAAGCTCTGCTATTGTCCAAAAAAGAAGAGGCACTTGAAGAAGTGCCGTGCAATTGCATCCCTGGGCAATGTCGCTGTAAAGAGCATTTGAGTGCTTAG
- a CDS encoding DegV family protein: protein MTWKIVTDSGCDIKHIEAIADHTEFQNVPLTIQIGSEIFVDDEGLDVDNMMASVYASPTSSKSSCPSPDAFLQAYQGAENVIAITITGNLSGSQNSAQVAKNMLLEEHPNVNIHVIDSLSAGGEIDLIVLELNRLIAKGLSFDEVVEAITAYQAKTKLLFILARVDNLVKNGRLSKLIGKVIGLLNIRMVGKASDEGTLELLHKARGQKKAVQATIDEMFKEGYQGGKVMITHANNEKACQQLSDKIKEKYPQADITFIKASGLCSFYGEDGGILLGYETK, encoded by the coding sequence TTGACTTGGAAAATTGTGACAGATTCTGGCTGTGATATTAAACATATCGAAGCTATCGCAGACCACACAGAATTTCAAAATGTCCCTCTAACAATACAGATTGGCTCAGAAATTTTTGTGGATGATGAAGGGTTAGATGTCGATAATATGATGGCAAGTGTGTATGCAAGTCCTACATCATCAAAATCAAGTTGCCCAAGCCCAGATGCCTTCTTACAAGCCTACCAAGGCGCTGAAAATGTCATTGCTATTACGATTACAGGAAATTTATCAGGAAGTCAAAACAGCGCTCAAGTGGCTAAAAATATGCTTCTTGAAGAACACCCAAATGTTAATATTCATGTGATTGACTCACTATCTGCAGGCGGTGAAATTGACTTGATTGTTTTAGAGTTAAACCGTCTAATTGCTAAAGGTCTCAGCTTTGATGAGGTGGTCGAAGCGATTACTGCTTACCAAGCTAAGACCAAATTACTCTTTATTCTTGCTCGTGTGGATAACTTGGTGAAAAATGGTCGCTTGAGCAAATTGATTGGTAAAGTTATCGGACTTCTTAACATTCGTATGGTCGGAAAAGCTAGTGACGAAGGGACTTTAGAGCTTCTTCACAAGGCAAGAGGTCAGAAAAAAGCTGTTCAAGCAACAATCGATGAAATGTTCAAAGAAGGTTATCAAGGTGGTAAAGTCATGATTACTCACGCCAACAATGAAAAAGCTTGCCAACAGCTAAGTGATAAAATCAAAGAGAAATACCCTCAAGCCGATATCACATTTATCAAAGCTTCAGGACTTTGTAGCTTCTATGGTGAAGATGGTGGTATCTTATTAGGATACGAAACAAAATAA
- a CDS encoding YgjV family protein, with protein sequence MSIGLIFSAIGATCLAISSFAKTKKSMLSWQLSDYFFTMVANFLLGGYTGAISISVSIIRNTLMIKKWDSIYTTVLLVIIQVTLGMHVNNLGLIGCLPLISSVSYTIVSFLTDKVQWLRWVTVENMLLWSLYDFTIKAYPALVMDVVITITTLIAIKKYSGLNRHTQNTQD encoded by the coding sequence ATGTCAATCGGGCTTATCTTTTCAGCCATTGGCGCAACTTGTTTAGCAATCTCATCTTTTGCCAAAACTAAGAAAAGCATGTTGAGTTGGCAACTATCTGATTATTTCTTTACCATGGTTGCCAATTTTTTGTTGGGTGGCTATACGGGAGCTATTTCTATCAGTGTTTCTATTATTCGAAATACGCTCATGATTAAGAAATGGGATTCAATTTATACAACTGTTCTCCTCGTTATCATTCAAGTAACATTAGGCATGCATGTCAATAATTTAGGATTAATCGGCTGTTTACCTTTGATTTCATCAGTATCTTATACTATCGTTTCTTTTTTGACTGATAAGGTACAATGGCTTCGCTGGGTAACGGTTGAGAATATGCTACTTTGGTCTTTATACGACTTCACCATTAAAGCCTATCCTGCTTTAGTTATGGACGTGGTCATCACAATTACAACACTTATTGCTATTAAAAAATACAGTGGCTTAAATCGTCATACACAAAACACCCAAGACTGA
- a CDS encoding heavy metal translocating P-type ATPase has protein sequence MAKEEVFVIDGMTCAACALTVENAVKKLDHVDSAVVNLTTEKMTVDYNPDLVSEKEIEKAVADAGYSASVFDPTTAKSQSERQSEATQNMWHKFLLSALFAIPLLYISMGSMVGLWVPEIISMSAHPLNFALIQLILTFPVMYFGRRFYVNGFRSLFKGYPNMDSLVALATTAAFVYSLYGVYHIILGHSHHAHMLYFESVAVILTLITLGKYFETLSKGRTSDAIQKLVKLSAKEATVIRDGVEQAVAIEDVHVGDLILVKPGKKIPVDGSVVSGHSAVDESMLTGESIPVEKVTEDKVYGASINGQGALTIRAEKVGDETLLAQIIKLVEDAQQTKAPIAKIADKVAGVFVPTVIVIALVTFIFWYLIMGQTFVFALQVAIAVLVIACPCALGLATPTAIMVGTGRGAENGILYKRGDTLENAHHLDTIVFDKTGTITQGKPQVVDIFAYQGDKDKLLAQVASIEKLSEHPLSQAIVEKASADKLALTEVTQFKSLTGFGLQADIDGQTVYVGNRKLMEKYQVDLTASQEAVLAATQKGQTPIYISANEQLLGLITVADLLKVDSKETVAKLQEKGIDVVMLTGDNSKTAQAIAKQAGIKKVISEVLPDQKSQAIQDLQSQGKMVAMVGDGINDAPALAVADIGIAVGSGTDIAIESADIILMKPEISDVLKALSISRLTIKIIKENLFWAFIYNILAIPVAMGVLYLFGGPLLNPMIAGLAMGFSSVSVVLNALRLKYIKLN, from the coding sequence ATGGCAAAAGAAGAAGTTTTCGTCATTGACGGCATGACCTGTGCAGCTTGTGCCTTAACGGTTGAAAATGCTGTTAAAAAGCTAGACCATGTTGACTCCGCTGTTGTCAATCTAACAACAGAAAAAATGACGGTGGATTATAATCCTGACTTAGTCAGTGAAAAAGAAATTGAAAAAGCGGTAGCAGATGCAGGTTATAGCGCCAGCGTTTTTGATCCGACAACGGCAAAGAGTCAATCAGAGCGCCAAAGTGAAGCCACACAGAATATGTGGCATAAGTTTCTTTTATCAGCTTTATTTGCGATACCGCTCCTCTATATTTCTATGGGAAGTATGGTGGGGCTTTGGGTACCAGAAATCATTAGCATGTCAGCTCACCCATTGAACTTTGCTTTGATTCAGCTGATTTTGACGTTTCCTGTCATGTATTTTGGACGTCGTTTTTATGTCAATGGCTTCCGCTCATTGTTTAAAGGGTATCCTAATATGGACTCGTTGGTTGCCTTGGCAACAACGGCTGCCTTCGTTTACAGCCTTTACGGTGTTTATCATATTATACTGGGGCATAGCCACCACGCGCATATGCTGTATTTTGAATCAGTTGCGGTGATTTTGACCTTAATCACTCTCGGGAAATACTTTGAAACGCTGTCAAAAGGTCGCACGTCAGATGCCATTCAAAAATTGGTGAAATTATCAGCTAAAGAAGCAACGGTTATCCGTGACGGTGTGGAACAAGCTGTTGCGATTGAGGACGTGCACGTTGGGGACCTCATTTTAGTAAAACCTGGGAAAAAAATCCCTGTTGACGGTAGTGTGGTTTCAGGGCACTCAGCGGTTGATGAGTCAATGTTGACAGGGGAAAGTATCCCAGTTGAGAAAGTCACAGAGGATAAGGTTTATGGTGCTTCAATCAATGGACAAGGGGCGCTAACCATTCGTGCTGAAAAAGTTGGTGATGAAACCTTGCTCGCCCAAATTATTAAATTGGTTGAGGATGCGCAGCAGACCAAAGCACCGATTGCGAAAATTGCGGATAAGGTAGCAGGTGTTTTTGTTCCAACTGTTATCGTGATTGCGCTTGTCACCTTCATTTTCTGGTACTTGATTATGGGACAAACCTTTGTCTTTGCTCTCCAAGTTGCCATTGCGGTTCTTGTCATTGCTTGTCCTTGTGCGCTTGGTCTTGCAACACCGACAGCGATTATGGTCGGAACTGGTCGCGGTGCTGAAAATGGTATCCTCTATAAACGCGGTGATACCCTTGAAAATGCTCACCACCTCGATACCATTGTCTTTGATAAAACAGGAACTATCACCCAAGGCAAACCACAAGTTGTTGATATTTTTGCTTACCAAGGCGATAAAGATAAGCTTCTTGCACAAGTTGCCTCAATCGAGAAATTGTCAGAACACCCTCTTAGTCAAGCCATTGTGGAAAAAGCATCCGCAGATAAGTTAGCTTTGACAGAGGTCACACAATTTAAGTCCTTAACAGGATTTGGCTTGCAGGCCGATATTGACGGACAAACAGTTTACGTCGGAAACCGCAAGTTAATGGAAAAATATCAGGTTGACTTGACCGCTAGTCAAGAAGCGGTGCTGGCTGCGACTCAAAAAGGACAAACACCGATTTACATCTCGGCAAATGAACAACTACTAGGACTTATCACCGTAGCTGATTTGCTAAAAGTAGACAGTAAAGAAACCGTCGCTAAATTGCAAGAAAAAGGCATTGATGTTGTCATGCTGACAGGTGACAATAGCAAGACAGCGCAAGCTATTGCCAAACAAGCTGGTATCAAAAAAGTTATTAGCGAAGTTCTACCAGACCAGAAATCGCAAGCCATTCAGGATTTGCAAAGTCAAGGAAAAATGGTTGCCATGGTTGGTGATGGGATAAATGACGCACCTGCCTTAGCGGTAGCAGATATTGGTATCGCTGTCGGTTCTGGGACAGACATTGCTATTGAATCAGCAGATATTATTCTCATGAAACCAGAAATCTCAGATGTTCTGAAAGCCTTGAGCATTAGTCGTTTAACGATTAAAATTATCAAGGAAAATCTTTTCTGGGCATTTATCTACAATATCTTAGCGATTCCTGTCGCTATGGGTGTATTATATCTATTTGGTGGACCTCTGTTAAATCCAATGATTGCAGGACTTGCCATGGGATTTAGTTCAGTTTCAGTCGTCCTCAATGCCCTTCGCCTAAAATATATTAAACTGAATTAA
- a CDS encoding TetR/AcrR family transcriptional regulator has translation MTEKTISQKSLQNLQVSNKESRKLTRESLETALLLLLEKKPLNQITISELVAKAGVSRNAFYRNYKSKEAILESILTQIVRRIFRGIKNFDLKTQLSQAWLFILTEAKKEANVLRMIFEQHLEKLLTSIVSKRLKAYQRFKKKHDSRYTNSFWSNAIISVLSNWVADDMRIPAEEVAAIGLPLFL, from the coding sequence ATGACGGAAAAAACAATTTCACAAAAATCCTTGCAAAATTTGCAGGTGTCCAACAAGGAGTCACGAAAATTAACGCGTGAATCACTTGAAACTGCGCTTTTACTTCTTCTTGAAAAGAAACCACTAAATCAAATTACGATTTCTGAACTCGTCGCTAAAGCTGGCGTTTCACGTAATGCTTTCTATCGAAATTACAAATCTAAGGAAGCCATTCTTGAATCTATTTTAACGCAAATTGTTCGCCGTATTTTTCGAGGCATCAAAAATTTCGATTTAAAGACACAGCTCTCCCAAGCGTGGCTTTTCATATTGACGGAGGCGAAAAAGGAAGCCAACGTTTTACGAATGATTTTTGAACAACACCTTGAAAAGCTATTAACAAGTATCGTTTCTAAACGCTTAAAAGCTTATCAACGTTTCAAGAAAAAGCATGATTCTCGCTACACTAATTCTTTCTGGAGTAATGCCATTATCTCGGTACTCTCAAACTGGGTAGCCGACGATATGCGAATTCCTGCCGAAGAAGTAGCCGCTATTGGTTTACCCCTTTTCTTATGA
- a CDS encoding IS30 family transposase has protein sequence MQNYYTPKSKHLTLTERRMIERWLQEGLSNREIARRLAKAPQTIHNEVKRGQVRQQVRKGKFEVIYSADFAQKAYQNNRKRSVKQVSLTKGLKEKITHYIEQKYSPEMMIKSKGIPVPISTIYYWIHHGHLGLTKADMLYPRQEKAKKKHASPNFKPAGKSIEERPESINKRENIGDFEIDTVIQTRAKNECLLTLTDRKSRYQIIRLIPDKSAFSVNQALKAILKDYQMNSITADNGAEFSRLAEVFDPTHIYYAHPYSSWERGTNENHNRLIRRWLPKGSKNATQQQVAFIENWINNYPKKLFNYKSPKEFLQTG, from the coding sequence ATGCAAAACTATTATACACCAAAAAGTAAACATTTAACACTAACTGAACGTAGAATGATTGAACGTTGGCTTCAAGAAGGGCTCTCAAACCGTGAAATCGCTAGGAGATTAGCTAAAGCTCCTCAAACCATTCACAACGAAGTCAAACGTGGTCAGGTTAGACAACAAGTGCGTAAAGGAAAATTTGAAGTGATCTACTCAGCTGATTTTGCTCAAAAAGCCTATCAAAACAATCGCAAACGTTCTGTTAAACAAGTCTCCCTAACCAAGGGACTCAAAGAAAAGATAACTCACTACATCGAACAGAAATACTCTCCCGAGATGATGATAAAGTCAAAAGGGATACCTGTTCCCATCTCTACCATTTACTACTGGATTCATCATGGACACTTAGGATTGACCAAGGCTGATATGCTTTATCCTCGACAAGAGAAAGCTAAGAAAAAGCATGCTAGTCCCAATTTTAAGCCAGCTGGAAAGTCTATTGAGGAACGACCAGAAAGCATTAATAAGCGTGAGAATATCGGTGATTTTGAAATTGATACAGTTATTCAAACACGGGCAAAAAACGAGTGTCTGTTGACTCTAACCGATAGAAAGAGTCGTTATCAAATCATTCGACTCATTCCCGATAAGTCCGCGTTTTCAGTCAATCAAGCTCTGAAAGCAATCCTCAAGGATTATCAAATGAACTCTATCACAGCTGATAACGGGGCTGAGTTCAGTCGTTTAGCAGAAGTTTTTGACCCTACTCATATCTACTATGCCCACCCGTATTCTTCTTGGGAGCGTGGTACTAATGAGAATCATAATAGACTCATCCGGCGTTGGTTGCCTAAGGGAAGCAAAAATGCGACTCAACAACAAGTCGCATTTATTGAAAACTGGATTAACAACTATCCAAAGAAACTATTCAATTATAAATCTCCTAAAGAGTTTTTACAGACTGGCTAA
- a CDS encoding nucleotidyltransferase family protein encodes MDLQALFVQDEELMMILRIIAELGLQDSWLAAGTLRNYVWNVLSGKAGLIQASDLDVVFYDVNVSYAETLVLQQDLQQRYPAYQWEIKNQVYMHSHSPNTLPYQNARDAVSKYPERCTAIAARLNNDELELFLPYGDDDIVNFVVQPTPHFLADKKRMQVYRERLAKKDWQEKWPNLQLLDK; translated from the coding sequence ATGGATTTACAAGCGTTATTTGTGCAAGATGAAGAGTTAATGATGATTCTTAGGATAATAGCAGAGCTGGGTTTGCAGGATTCTTGGCTAGCAGCTGGGACATTACGCAATTATGTTTGGAATGTCTTGTCAGGAAAAGCTGGCTTGATACAAGCAAGTGATTTAGATGTCGTTTTTTATGATGTCAATGTGTCTTATGCTGAAACGCTGGTGCTTCAGCAAGACCTTCAACAGCGCTATCCAGCCTATCAATGGGAAATCAAGAACCAGGTTTATATGCACAGCCATAGTCCAAATACGCTCCCTTACCAAAATGCGAGAGATGCTGTTAGCAAATATCCAGAGCGTTGCACAGCCATTGCAGCAAGATTGAACAATGATGAGTTGGAACTGTTTTTGCCTTATGGTGATGACGATATTGTTAATTTTGTCGTGCAACCGACACCGCATTTTTTAGCAGATAAGAAACGGATGCAGGTCTATCGTGAACGCCTTGCTAAGAAAGATTGGCAGGAAAAATGGCCAAACTTACAACTGCTTGATAAATAA